The proteins below are encoded in one region of Lonchura striata isolate bLonStr1 chromosome 1, bLonStr1.mat, whole genome shotgun sequence:
- the TRA2A gene encoding transformer-2 protein homolog alpha isoform X1 produces MSDVEENNFEGRESRSQSKSPAGSPARVKSESRSGSRSPSRASKHSESHSRSRSKSRSRSRRHSHRRYTRSRSHSHSHRRRSRSRSYTPEYRRRRSRSHSPMSNRRRHTGSRANPDPNTCLGVFGLSLYTTERDLREVFSRYGPLTGVNVVYDQRTGRSRGFAFVYFERIDDSKEAMEHANGMELDGRRIRVDYSITKRAHTPTPGIYMGRPTHSGGGGGGGAGRRRDSYYDRGYDRGYDRYEEYDYRYRRRSPSPYYSRYRSRSRSRSYSPRRY; encoded by the exons ATGAGCGACGTGGAGGAGAACAACTTCGAGGGGAGG GAGTCTCGCTCCCAGTCAAAGTCTCCAGCTGGGAGTCCTGCTCGTGTAAAATCAGAGAGCAGGTCAGGATCTCGCAGTCCATCGAGGGCTTCCAAACATTCTGAATCTCACTCTAGGTCAAGATCAAAATCAAG ATCCAGGTCCAGAAGACATTCGCACAGACGTTACACTCGTTCCAGATCCCATTCTCATTCCCATAGGAGACGTTCTCGAAGCAGATCATACACACCAGAATACCGTCGTCGCAGGAGCCGTAGTCATTCTCCAATGTCCAACAGAAGAAGGCACACTGGCAGCAGA GCTAATCCAGATCCTAATACCTGTCTTGGAGTGTTTGGTCTCAGTTTGTACACTACTGAGAGAGATTTACGTGAAGTCTTCTCCCGTTATGGACCTTTGACTGGTGTCAATGTGGTTTATGATCAACGCACTGGACGATCAAGAGGATTTGCTTTCGTTTATTTTGAAAGAATTGATGACTCTAAAGAG GCGATGGAGCATGCAAATGGAATGGAGCTGGATGGCAGGAGGATTCGAGTGGATTATTCAATCACCAAAAGAGCACATACACCCACCCCAGGCATCTACATGGGCAGGCCAACACA CAGTGGAGGAGGTGGTGGCGGTGGAGCAGGTCGTCGCCGGGACTCATATTATGATAGGGGGTATGACAGAGGGTATGACAGATACGAAGAATATGACTACAGATACAG gAGACGATCACCATCGCCTTATTATAGTCGATACCGATCACGATCAAGATCCCGTTCCTATAGTCCAA ggcGCTACTGA
- the TRA2A gene encoding transformer-2 protein homolog alpha isoform X3, translating into MSDVEENNFEGRESRSQSKSPAGSPARVKSESRSGSRSPSRASKHSESHSRSRSKSRSRRHSHRRYTRSRSHSHSHRRRSRSRSYTPEYRRRRSRSHSPMSNRRRHTGSRANPDPNTCLGVFGLSLYTTERDLREVFSRYGPLTGVNVVYDQRTGRSRGFAFVYFERIDDSKEAMEHANGMELDGRRIRVDYSITKRAHTPTPGIYMGRPTHSGGGGGGGAGRRRDSYYDRGYDRGYDRYEEYDYRYRRRSPSPYYSRYRSRSRSRSYSPRRY; encoded by the exons ATGAGCGACGTGGAGGAGAACAACTTCGAGGGGAGG GAGTCTCGCTCCCAGTCAAAGTCTCCAGCTGGGAGTCCTGCTCGTGTAAAATCAGAGAGCAGGTCAGGATCTCGCAGTCCATCGAGGGCTTCCAAACATTCTGAATCTCACTCTAGGTCAAGATCAAAATCAAG GTCCAGAAGACATTCGCACAGACGTTACACTCGTTCCAGATCCCATTCTCATTCCCATAGGAGACGTTCTCGAAGCAGATCATACACACCAGAATACCGTCGTCGCAGGAGCCGTAGTCATTCTCCAATGTCCAACAGAAGAAGGCACACTGGCAGCAGA GCTAATCCAGATCCTAATACCTGTCTTGGAGTGTTTGGTCTCAGTTTGTACACTACTGAGAGAGATTTACGTGAAGTCTTCTCCCGTTATGGACCTTTGACTGGTGTCAATGTGGTTTATGATCAACGCACTGGACGATCAAGAGGATTTGCTTTCGTTTATTTTGAAAGAATTGATGACTCTAAAGAG GCGATGGAGCATGCAAATGGAATGGAGCTGGATGGCAGGAGGATTCGAGTGGATTATTCAATCACCAAAAGAGCACATACACCCACCCCAGGCATCTACATGGGCAGGCCAACACA CAGTGGAGGAGGTGGTGGCGGTGGAGCAGGTCGTCGCCGGGACTCATATTATGATAGGGGGTATGACAGAGGGTATGACAGATACGAAGAATATGACTACAGATACAG gAGACGATCACCATCGCCTTATTATAGTCGATACCGATCACGATCAAGATCCCGTTCCTATAGTCCAA ggcGCTACTGA
- the TRA2A gene encoding transformer-2 protein homolog alpha isoform X2 produces MSDVEENNFEGRESRSQSKSPAGSPARVKSESRSGSRSPSRASKHSESHSRSRSKSRSRSRRHSHRRYTRSRSHSHSHRRRSRSRSYTPEYRRRRSRSHSPMSNRRRHTGSRANPDPNTCLGVFGLSLYTTERDLREVFSRYGPLTGVNVVYDQRTGRSRGFAFVYFERIDDSKEAMEHANGMELDGRRIRVDYSITKRAHTPTPGIYMGRPTHGGGGGGGAGRRRDSYYDRGYDRGYDRYEEYDYRYRRRSPSPYYSRYRSRSRSRSYSPRRY; encoded by the exons ATGAGCGACGTGGAGGAGAACAACTTCGAGGGGAGG GAGTCTCGCTCCCAGTCAAAGTCTCCAGCTGGGAGTCCTGCTCGTGTAAAATCAGAGAGCAGGTCAGGATCTCGCAGTCCATCGAGGGCTTCCAAACATTCTGAATCTCACTCTAGGTCAAGATCAAAATCAAG ATCCAGGTCCAGAAGACATTCGCACAGACGTTACACTCGTTCCAGATCCCATTCTCATTCCCATAGGAGACGTTCTCGAAGCAGATCATACACACCAGAATACCGTCGTCGCAGGAGCCGTAGTCATTCTCCAATGTCCAACAGAAGAAGGCACACTGGCAGCAGA GCTAATCCAGATCCTAATACCTGTCTTGGAGTGTTTGGTCTCAGTTTGTACACTACTGAGAGAGATTTACGTGAAGTCTTCTCCCGTTATGGACCTTTGACTGGTGTCAATGTGGTTTATGATCAACGCACTGGACGATCAAGAGGATTTGCTTTCGTTTATTTTGAAAGAATTGATGACTCTAAAGAG GCGATGGAGCATGCAAATGGAATGGAGCTGGATGGCAGGAGGATTCGAGTGGATTATTCAATCACCAAAAGAGCACATACACCCACCCCAGGCATCTACATGGGCAGGCCAACACA TGGAGGAGGTGGTGGCGGTGGAGCAGGTCGTCGCCGGGACTCATATTATGATAGGGGGTATGACAGAGGGTATGACAGATACGAAGAATATGACTACAGATACAG gAGACGATCACCATCGCCTTATTATAGTCGATACCGATCACGATCAAGATCCCGTTCCTATAGTCCAA ggcGCTACTGA